Proteins from one Chroococcidiopsis sp. CCMEE 29 genomic window:
- a CDS encoding glycosyltransferase family 4 protein — MKVCFVAACPGTDMRGGPRSLLETIDALRQHGVECFVLLPGHGRLSSELSSRDVPACIIDYQRWVEELNYPLRMRLRKTLKNLCLAALIAVKIRQWQCDIVYTNTISIGVGALAAALLGIPHVWHIREFIYEDHGQAFDLGRNFTLRLVDLLSQVCIVNSNAVAQKYQQFITPSKLKVVYQAVNITLAGELSALLPPASNFRCVIVGALVEGKRQEDAIRALAKLVSTGVKAELHIVGDGNLQYQQYLQAIVTENQLERYVKFVGYVENPFPFLQNADVVLVCSKCEAFGRVTVEGMRAGKPVIGARSGGTQELIQDGFDGFLYTVGDYQELAQKIRYLYEHPAVGKQMGENGQQWATKQFTQARYGEEIYTLLRKASRF; from the coding sequence ATGAAGGTTTGCTTTGTTGCAGCTTGTCCAGGAACAGATATGAGGGGGGGACCAAGATCGCTGCTTGAAACCATAGATGCGCTTAGGCAGCATGGAGTAGAGTGCTTTGTCCTACTACCTGGACACGGTCGGCTGAGCAGTGAATTGAGCAGTCGCGATGTCCCTGCTTGTATAATTGATTACCAAAGATGGGTAGAGGAACTGAACTATCCCTTACGGATGCGTTTGCGCAAGACATTGAAGAACCTCTGCCTAGCAGCCTTAATCGCCGTAAAGATCAGACAATGGCAGTGTGATATTGTATACACTAACACTATTAGTATTGGTGTTGGTGCCTTGGCAGCAGCACTGCTGGGAATACCGCATGTATGGCATATCCGTGAGTTTATTTACGAGGATCATGGTCAGGCCTTTGATCTCGGTCGAAATTTCACTTTAAGGCTTGTGGATCTACTATCCCAAGTTTGCATTGTCAACTCTAATGCTGTAGCTCAAAAGTACCAGCAGTTCATCACGCCCTCAAAGCTAAAAGTAGTTTATCAAGCGGTAAACATTACTCTGGCGGGCGAGCTGAGTGCGCTCCTGCCCCCCGCATCAAACTTCAGGTGCGTTATTGTGGGTGCACTAGTGGAAGGGAAGAGGCAGGAGGATGCTATCCGCGCCCTTGCCAAACTGGTAAGTACGGGTGTAAAAGCAGAGCTTCATATTGTTGGAGATGGGAACCTACAGTACCAGCAGTATTTGCAAGCAATCGTGACGGAAAACCAGCTGGAGCGGTACGTTAAATTTGTTGGTTACGTTGAAAACCCCTTCCCGTTCCTGCAAAATGCAGATGTGGTACTTGTCTGCTCTAAGTGTGAAGCTTTCGGTAGAGTGACAGTCGAGGGGATGCGGGCAGGAAAGCCAGTTATTGGAGCAAGAAGTGGCGGCACACAAGAGTTGATTCAGGATGGATTTGATGGGTTTCTGTATACAGTCGGAGATTATCAGGAGCTTGCGCAGAAAATTAGGTATCTTTATGAGCACCCAGCAGTGGGAAAACAAATGGGTGAGAATGGCCAACAGTGGGCTACTAAGCAATTTACACAGGCTCGTTACGGCGAGGAAATATATACGTTATTAAGAAAAGCGTCAAGGTTCTAA
- a CDS encoding TetR/AcrR family transcriptional regulator, with protein MPSPSSEAEPFRRLPQQARSRQRVNQILDAAIQVFEQFGYEAASTELIATRANTSIGSLYRFFPDKSAILYALAERYAEQLRELSARVFAPTLANRPISEVLSKAIDAFEDFYTTQPVYRVVFLQSQASLELQAINKQLDREIAVQFDAFLALRQSTMEPERRRLVAIVSVEIANVLQLFSWTQDNVLRQQVVAETKNVLISYLQPLFPDCC; from the coding sequence ATGCCCTCACCATCTTCTGAAGCGGAACCATTTCGTCGATTACCTCAACAAGCCCGGAGTCGTCAACGTGTTAATCAAATCCTAGATGCAGCTATCCAGGTGTTTGAGCAGTTTGGTTATGAGGCAGCCTCAACGGAGTTAATTGCAACTCGTGCCAACACCTCGATCGGTTCGCTCTACCGTTTTTTCCCAGATAAGTCAGCCATTCTATATGCGCTGGCTGAGCGATATGCAGAGCAGTTGCGCGAGCTATCAGCAAGGGTCTTCGCTCCAACCCTTGCCAATCGACCAATCTCCGAGGTGCTGAGCAAGGCAATCGATGCCTTTGAGGATTTCTATACAACTCAACCCGTGTACCGAGTGGTCTTCCTTCAATCTCAGGCATCGCTAGAGTTGCAAGCGATCAATAAGCAATTGGATCGTGAAATCGCAGTCCAGTTTGATGCCTTTCTTGCATTACGACAGTCGACTATGGAACCAGAGCGACGCCGATTAGTCGCGATTGTAAGTGTTGAAATCGCAAATGTACTCCAACTGTTTTCTTGGACTCAAGATAATGTACTGCGGCAACAAGTTGTGGCTGAAACTAAAAATGTACTAATCAGTTACCTTCAGCCACTTTTTCCTGATTGTTGCTGA
- a CDS encoding IS110 family transposase, which yields MKIAFPTLVYHWSDGIESLSMEKSLYAQGRPEQVQLQENLTNLTLIDTMTAILGIDISKAKFDVVLLHQGKQRHKVFCNNLDGFSKLQAWLIKQQVSQLHACMEVTGIYGENLAMYLHNAGYTVSMVNPARIKAFGISQLTRNKTDKVDAQVIALFCQTLVPEAWSPLPVEVRELQALVRRLDALMQMHQQETTRLHSGAHPAAVLASIQRVIAHLDQEIKTLKAAIEQHVSQHSVLQQQQELIASIPGIGALTAAKILAEIPQLKNFSSARQAAAFAGLTPKQRISGSSVRGRTHLSKMGSARVRKALYMPAVACLKWNPLIQELYQRLRQRGKHSMAVLGAVMRKLLHLIYGVLKSGRPFSLDYAKSSITT from the coding sequence ATGAAGATCGCTTTCCCCACACTTGTTTATCATTGGTCGGACGGTATCGAAAGCCTCTCGATGGAGAAGAGCTTGTATGCACAAGGTAGACCCGAACAAGTGCAGCTTCAAGAAAATTTGACAAACCTGACGTTAATTGACACAATGACTGCAATTCTGGGAATTGACATTTCTAAAGCAAAGTTTGACGTGGTACTCTTGCATCAGGGTAAGCAGCGTCACAAAGTGTTCTGCAACAATCTTGATGGCTTTAGCAAGTTACAAGCTTGGTTAATCAAGCAGCAAGTCAGCCAGCTCCATGCCTGCATGGAAGTGACAGGTATATATGGTGAAAACTTGGCAATGTATCTGCACAATGCTGGTTATACAGTTAGTATGGTCAATCCTGCTCGCATTAAAGCCTTCGGTATCAGTCAACTCACACGGAATAAAACTGATAAAGTCGATGCTCAGGTGATTGCGCTGTTTTGCCAAACTTTAGTACCTGAAGCTTGGTCGCCACTTCCAGTCGAGGTGCGGGAATTACAAGCGTTAGTTCGCCGCTTAGATGCACTAATGCAGATGCATCAACAAGAGACGACGCGCTTGCACAGCGGCGCTCATCCTGCAGCGGTGTTAGCTTCTATCCAAAGGGTGATTGCACATCTCGACCAAGAGATTAAAACGCTCAAAGCCGCAATCGAACAACACGTCAGTCAACATTCGGTCTTACAGCAACAGCAGGAACTGATTGCTTCAATTCCTGGCATTGGAGCACTGACAGCTGCCAAGATATTAGCGGAAATTCCTCAACTCAAGAATTTTTCTAGTGCTCGACAAGCGGCGGCTTTTGCCGGACTAACTCCAAAACAACGCATTTCTGGTTCTTCAGTTCGAGGGCGAACCCACCTCTCGAAGATGGGTAGTGCCAGAGTGCGTAAAGCATTGTACATGCCTGCCGTAGCTTGCTTAAAATGGAATCCCCTGATTCAGGAGTTGTATCAGCGCCTGCGCCAACGTGGAAAACACTCAATGGCAGTGCTGGGAGCAGTGATGCGAAAGTTGCTGCATCTGATCTACGGTGTCTTGAAATCGGGTAGGCCGTTTAGCCTTGATTACGCCAAGTCTTCTATTACAACTTAA
- a CDS encoding glycosyltransferase, whose product MVEPQVTIVVVPRERFSLTRESLESIYEHTHIPFRLVYVDGGSPSHIRRYLEAQAREKDFQLIRTDYYLSPNYARNLGLAKVNTKYVVLMDNDVVVAPNWLKHLVQCAEDTGATIVSPLICQGQPLHEEVHCAGGESAVLLENKNGRVRRRLHDKIYKQGRKIASLRDSLQRQETGLAEFHCMMVRTEIFEQIGMLDQAMMNTKEHVDFCVSVATAGGSVYLEPSSLVTYITGQPLQWSDISFYMLRWSDAWGLTSLNRLQEKWNLTEDNYYQHWYNGWSEYLVGRRKVFIIRPMLLKYAFGRAGGRVENTLVRMEKLLNRYLTTRYAQKHPEAVQQQTLTPLQKFPVTASLGS is encoded by the coding sequence ATGGTAGAACCGCAAGTGACGATCGTAGTCGTACCACGGGAGCGTTTCAGCTTAACCCGTGAATCGCTTGAGAGCATTTACGAGCACACACACATACCATTCAGGTTGGTCTACGTTGACGGTGGTTCACCGTCACATATCCGGCGCTATCTAGAAGCTCAAGCGCGCGAGAAGGATTTTCAACTGATTCGGACTGATTATTATCTCTCACCAAACTATGCCAGAAACCTGGGTTTAGCTAAGGTGAACACTAAGTACGTTGTCTTGATGGATAACGATGTGGTAGTTGCACCAAACTGGCTGAAGCATTTGGTGCAGTGTGCAGAAGATACGGGGGCTACGATAGTTAGTCCACTTATTTGCCAGGGTCAGCCTTTACATGAAGAAGTGCATTGTGCCGGTGGAGAGTCTGCTGTCTTGTTGGAAAACAAGAATGGTCGGGTCAGACGACGCTTACATGACAAAATTTATAAGCAAGGTCGGAAAATAGCATCTTTGCGCGATTCTCTGCAACGTCAAGAAACTGGGCTAGCAGAGTTTCACTGCATGATGGTGCGTACTGAAATATTTGAGCAGATTGGTATGCTCGATCAAGCAATGATGAATACCAAAGAGCATGTGGATTTCTGCGTATCAGTAGCGACTGCTGGGGGCAGCGTGTACTTGGAACCGTCATCTTTAGTCACTTATATAACTGGGCAGCCACTTCAGTGGTCAGATATTTCTTTTTATATGCTTCGTTGGAGTGACGCGTGGGGGCTAACCAGCTTAAACCGCTTACAGGAAAAATGGAACCTGACGGAGGATAATTACTACCAGCATTGGTATAACGGTTGGAGCGAGTATTTGGTAGGAAGACGAAAAGTATTTATCATCAGACCTATGCTCCTCAAATATGCCTTCGGCAGAGCTGGCGGTCGAGTGGAGAACACACTAGTGCGGATGGAAAAGTTGTTGAACCGTTATCTCACCACCCGCTATGCCCAGAAACACCCTGAGGCTGTGCAACAGCAGACCCTCACACCGCTGCAAAAATTTCCAGTGACAGCATCGTTAGGCAGTTGA
- a CDS encoding glycosyltransferase, with protein sequence MSYRILYYNWAPYFKETASGGGVSLYCKNLISQLSQKDKYKLSFLYSGHDYSYLRKQPYIKQVSNKSHPRIPTFSLINSPLPAPAYLTFNTPLECIKNSALDQCFQKFLDTQEPFQIIHFHSLEGLTANCLKLAKESGARVIFSLHNYWALCPQVNLWNLENTHCSDYLNGRACIACLPVKIDLDLLLTLRKLDHLGELISLDEQALALKLIKKIYTFFHYKLRQSRISQTKSPLNKALEITGTNLPQQATFYHHRRQEIISLINHYVDVALSVSERTTSIYTQYGIEPVRLTTQYLGTKATQFLVPTKNPAKYSPGQPFQLIYIGQARRDKGFYFLLEELRCLSEEELSSLELVIASKITDKAELEMAIEQKGRLLSLAQSLHRLRYYPGYSYEKIPNILSGVHLGVVPPLWEDNLPQITFELLACRVPVLCSNRGGAQEFVRHPAFIFDPLTSCI encoded by the coding sequence ATGTCCTATAGAATTCTCTATTACAACTGGGCTCCTTACTTTAAAGAAACGGCTTCTGGAGGAGGGGTATCTCTATATTGCAAAAATTTAATTAGCCAGTTATCTCAGAAAGATAAATATAAACTCAGCTTTCTTTATTCCGGGCATGATTACAGCTATTTACGCAAACAACCTTACATCAAACAAGTTTCCAATAAGTCCCATCCTCGTATACCAACATTTTCCCTAATTAACTCTCCTCTTCCCGCACCTGCTTACCTGACTTTCAATACTCCCTTAGAATGCATTAAGAATTCTGCTTTGGATCAATGTTTTCAAAAGTTCTTGGATACGCAGGAGCCTTTCCAAATCATCCATTTTCACAGCCTAGAAGGATTGACTGCTAACTGTCTCAAGTTAGCTAAAGAAAGTGGCGCCAGGGTTATATTTAGCTTGCACAACTATTGGGCACTTTGCCCTCAAGTGAATTTGTGGAATTTAGAAAACACTCACTGTTCCGATTATTTAAATGGACGAGCCTGTATTGCCTGTTTACCCGTAAAGATAGATCTGGATCTACTATTAACACTCAGGAAATTAGATCACTTAGGAGAATTGATCAGTTTAGACGAGCAAGCGCTTGCTCTCAAACTTATTAAAAAAATTTACACTTTCTTTCACTACAAACTCCGGCAATCACGGATATCTCAGACAAAATCTCCTCTTAATAAGGCACTAGAAATAACTGGTACAAATCTGCCTCAGCAAGCCACCTTTTACCACCATCGACGACAGGAAATCATCTCTCTGATCAACCACTATGTTGATGTAGCACTTTCTGTTTCTGAGCGCACCACTTCAATCTACACGCAATACGGGATTGAACCAGTCCGATTGACTACACAGTATCTAGGAACTAAAGCAACACAGTTTCTAGTGCCAACTAAAAACCCAGCAAAATACTCTCCAGGTCAGCCCTTCCAACTAATTTATATAGGGCAAGCAAGAAGAGATAAGGGATTCTACTTTTTGTTAGAGGAATTACGTTGTCTGTCAGAAGAGGAGTTAAGCTCACTTGAGCTGGTTATAGCAAGTAAAATCACAGATAAAGCTGAATTGGAAATGGCTATCGAGCAGAAAGGGAGATTGTTATCCCTGGCTCAGTCTCTTCACCGTTTACGTTACTACCCTGGATACAGTTATGAAAAGATTCCTAATATTCTAAGTGGAGTCCATCTGGGAGTTGTCCCACCGCTATGGGAAGATAATCTGCCGCAGATCACTTTTGAGCTCCTAGCTTGCCGCGTGCCTGTACTTTGCTCGAATCGGGGAGGTGCACAGGAGTTCGTTCGTCATCCTGCTTTCATTTTCGATCCTCTCACATCTTGCATCTAG
- a CDS encoding glycosyltransferase — protein MLNTNNYPQYPSIIPVPQGVHRPLWSVMIPSYNCANYLEKTLLSVLEQAPKADVMQIEVVDDCSTKDDPEAVVRNVGKGRVNFYRQPQNVGPIQNFNTCIARSVGQIVHILHGDDTVLPGFYKALQEAFEKEPLIGAAFCRYIFVDDKDNYVLLSAHESHSAGVLESFLERIAVSCIIQTPSIVVKRSVYEKLGGYCLELFHAGDWEMWKRIGAHYPVWYEPQPLACYRMHLASHSSSLVTSGANIANIRLSIELSQFYLPDTMAAELTIKAREHHALTAFRTAYRQLVKSDITTAIAQAREAFKCSYSFRVIKQMVRFLIKAEIQRSRQALSKSLGYLRYLM, from the coding sequence ATGCTTAATACAAATAATTATCCCCAGTATCCTTCAATCATTCCTGTTCCTCAAGGAGTTCACAGACCGTTATGGTCAGTAATGATTCCTAGTTACAATTGTGCCAATTATTTAGAAAAAACGCTTCTGAGTGTTCTTGAACAAGCTCCTAAAGCTGATGTGATGCAAATTGAAGTTGTCGATGATTGCTCGACAAAGGATGACCCCGAAGCAGTAGTCAGGAATGTGGGTAAAGGACGGGTGAACTTCTATCGCCAACCACAGAACGTTGGTCCAATCCAAAATTTTAATACTTGCATTGCACGTAGCGTTGGGCAGATTGTCCATATTCTACATGGCGATGATACTGTCTTACCTGGCTTCTACAAAGCTTTGCAAGAAGCATTTGAAAAAGAGCCATTAATCGGCGCAGCTTTCTGCCGTTACATATTTGTAGATGACAAAGATAATTATGTACTTTTATCAGCACATGAAAGTCACTCAGCTGGAGTTTTAGAAAGCTTCCTGGAGCGCATAGCTGTTTCGTGTATCATTCAAACTCCGTCTATTGTAGTTAAACGTAGTGTCTATGAAAAATTGGGTGGATATTGTCTTGAATTATTTCATGCTGGTGATTGGGAGATGTGGAAAAGAATTGGAGCTCATTACCCAGTTTGGTATGAGCCGCAACCTTTAGCATGTTATCGGATGCACCTTGCTTCACATTCTTCTAGTTTAGTCACGTCTGGCGCAAACATTGCTAATATACGTTTGTCAATTGAATTATCGCAATTTTATTTGCCCGATACAATGGCTGCTGAACTAACGATTAAAGCTAGAGAACATCACGCGTTAACTGCCTTTAGAACGGCGTATCGCCAGCTTGTTAAATCTGATATTACTACTGCAATTGCCCAAGCTCGAGAAGCATTCAAATGTAGTTATTCTTTTAGAGTTATCAAGCAAATGGTTCGCTTTTTAATCAAGGCTGAGATCCAGCGGAGTCGGCAAGCATTGTCAAAGTCATTAGGATACCTTAGGTATCTGATGTAG
- a CDS encoding transposase, giving the protein MSTILAHAQGLVYTLLSMMPSPYQQKSLQAMLGLFLQAQGHPLPQHSKAKSASALSRFLNVYSWSTRKLIRTTRQIALKRIISQCHKGRRPFLQVIIDLTTLEKRGKFKAFEQLVRVYHGKRGLHLVVLYLVVGRWRLPWNFRVWRGKGTASPTQLGLKLIKSLPQALTKHFQVIILVDTAFGSVEFLHAARQLKYHVIAGVRCDRKLLDKRCVADLSKRGQQVRLVGLKFPVSVSWYYLKRDNGNLEKRFVLSTKPLKGSTITWWGKRRWQIEGWFKTAKHRFGLHRFGQGTLLGVYRWLVLSLIAYLLAHWAYLSTNTTDLPDWGAAALLALQAFLPQLVLFLLLLEIERLRPLCCAQGIDIQFTRCKM; this is encoded by the coding sequence ATGTCAACCATCCTTGCCCACGCCCAAGGGTTAGTTTACACCCTGCTATCGATGATGCCGAGTCCCTACCAGCAAAAGAGTCTGCAAGCAATGTTGGGATTATTTTTACAAGCACAAGGGCATCCCTTACCGCAGCACAGTAAAGCTAAGTCTGCCAGTGCTTTAAGTCGGTTTCTCAACGTCTACTCTTGGTCAACTCGAAAGCTAATTCGCACAACTCGACAAATAGCACTTAAACGAATCATCAGTCAGTGTCACAAAGGGCGCAGACCCTTTCTACAAGTGATTATTGACCTGACTACCCTAGAAAAAAGAGGTAAATTCAAAGCTTTTGAGCAATTGGTACGGGTGTATCATGGCAAGCGAGGACTACACCTAGTCGTACTATATTTAGTTGTTGGACGTTGGCGGCTGCCCTGGAACTTTCGTGTTTGGAGGGGCAAAGGTACTGCTTCACCCACGCAGTTAGGATTAAAACTAATAAAAAGTTTACCTCAAGCATTGACTAAACACTTTCAAGTCATCATTCTCGTAGATACTGCATTTGGAAGTGTAGAGTTTTTACACGCTGCACGCCAGTTAAAATATCATGTCATTGCTGGTGTACGTTGTGACCGAAAGCTACTAGACAAACGTTGTGTTGCGGATTTATCTAAGCGAGGGCAACAAGTACGGCTTGTCGGTTTGAAGTTTCCCGTCTCAGTATCTTGGTATTATCTCAAACGCGATAATGGCAACCTAGAAAAACGGTTTGTCTTGTCAACCAAACCGCTTAAAGGCAGTACTATCACATGGTGGGGAAAGCGGCGCTGGCAAATCGAAGGCTGGTTCAAAACTGCCAAGCATCGCTTTGGTTTACATCGCTTTGGTCAAGGTACTCTTTTGGGAGTCTACCGCTGGCTAGTACTGTCGCTGATTGCTTATTTGTTGGCACATTGGGCGTATTTATCTACCAACACCACTGATCTACCTGATTGGGGAGCTGCTGCTCTTTTGGCACTACAGGCTTTCTTGCCCCAGTTGGTTTTGTTTTTGCTTTTACTAGAGATTGAGCGTTTACGACCACTATGCTGCGCACAAGGCATAGACATTCAATTTACTAGATGCAAGATGTGA
- a CDS encoding ABC transporter ATP-binding protein yields MSELTDKEIAVQPENTEVVISAENVSKKFCRDLKRSLIYGLQDIATELVGGHRKSEVARPDEFWALKDVSFQLRRGEALGLVGSNGAGKSTLLRIVSGLIKPDTGSVKIKGRVAPLIALGAGFNPILTGRENIYANMSILGLSTKDIESRFQAVVDFAEIWDAIDAPLQTYSSGMAARLGFACAIHTQPEILLIDEVLAVGDIKFKAKCYRKLHELREKGTSFILVNHNPQAILNVCDSAIYLVKGELIVSGKTETIIEKYEEDLFLDGTKKSSDVMYIPEKPASESFGLDIVSLFFRNPDGKIIELLKSGESVYFCVGFKAHKQVDNVTLHLKITQLGGEGGTDTVLFLSGENDQKFFKILPGKHEIQLQMPYLGLGSGTYTMSVKLKQSSIYTFDVFESFRFTVKSDGKMSQCRFYQPRLWKLVS; encoded by the coding sequence ATGAGTGAGTTGACAGATAAAGAAATTGCAGTTCAGCCTGAGAATACTGAAGTAGTTATTTCAGCTGAGAATGTCTCTAAGAAGTTTTGCAGAGACTTAAAGCGATCGCTAATATATGGTCTGCAAGATATCGCCACAGAGCTAGTGGGGGGACACAGAAAGAGTGAGGTTGCGCGACCAGACGAGTTTTGGGCACTGAAGGATGTCAGCTTCCAATTACGACGGGGGGAGGCATTAGGCTTAGTTGGGTCAAATGGCGCTGGGAAAAGTACGCTGCTACGGATCGTAAGTGGCTTGATTAAACCAGATACTGGCTCTGTGAAGATTAAAGGTAGGGTGGCTCCACTAATTGCACTAGGAGCGGGCTTTAATCCAATCCTAACGGGGCGAGAAAATATTTATGCAAATATGTCAATTTTGGGTTTATCAACAAAAGATATTGAGTCGAGATTTCAGGCTGTGGTAGATTTTGCGGAAATCTGGGACGCTATCGATGCGCCTTTACAAACCTATAGTTCTGGTATGGCAGCACGGCTAGGGTTTGCTTGTGCAATTCATACACAGCCAGAAATTCTTCTAATTGATGAAGTGTTAGCTGTGGGCGATATCAAATTTAAAGCTAAGTGCTATCGTAAGCTACATGAGCTGCGCGAGAAGGGTACATCTTTTATCCTAGTTAATCATAACCCGCAGGCAATACTAAATGTGTGTGACTCGGCAATTTACCTAGTCAAGGGCGAATTGATCGTATCGGGCAAGACAGAAACGATTATAGAAAAGTATGAAGAAGACTTATTTCTGGATGGAACAAAAAAATCCTCAGATGTAATGTACATACCGGAGAAGCCTGCAAGTGAAAGTTTTGGATTAGATATAGTTTCTCTTTTCTTTAGAAATCCTGATGGCAAAATTATTGAATTACTAAAAAGTGGCGAATCTGTATATTTCTGTGTAGGTTTTAAAGCTCATAAGCAAGTTGACAATGTTACTTTGCACTTAAAAATCACACAATTGGGTGGGGAAGGTGGTACAGATACCGTTTTATTTTTGAGTGGTGAAAATGATCAAAAGTTCTTTAAAATTCTCCCAGGAAAACACGAAATACAACTTCAGATGCCTTATCTGGGCTTAGGCTCTGGTACATACACCATGAGTGTTAAACTTAAACAGTCCTCTATTTATACTTTTGATGTGTTTGAGTCCTTCAGGTTTACAGTAAAGTCAGATGGCAAAATGAGTCAATGTAGATTTTATCAGCCACGCTTGTGGAAGCTTGTGAGTTAA
- a CDS encoding glycosyltransferase family 2 protein, with protein sequence MFEAIAQAKPKKLLIVADGPRFPEEAEKCEKARAVIEKVNWDCQIFMNFSKTNLGCKKRIISGLEWIFSEFEEAIILEDDCLPSKSFFLYCQTLLDYYKNEPRITSISGCNLGFYDPTEKSSYRYSKFMNMWGWATWRRTFNLVDFEMKFWNVFRNSEEFDQALDKDKRWIDYWKYRFDKTLSGKVDTWDYQWILSNLYYKGLVVSPTVNLIKNLGYRSDATHTIHKNGYLENLQINNITLPLVHPPKFDISKKYENYIKYAWCGIYSSLPLKYKIRNKVKRVVGSVIK encoded by the coding sequence GTGTTTGAGGCGATTGCTCAAGCCAAGCCTAAAAAATTGTTGATAGTTGCAGATGGACCAAGATTTCCCGAAGAAGCTGAAAAATGTGAGAAAGCTAGAGCAGTCATTGAAAAGGTGAATTGGGATTGCCAAATATTCATGAACTTTTCAAAAACCAATTTGGGATGTAAGAAACGTATAATAAGTGGATTGGAATGGATTTTTTCAGAGTTCGAAGAAGCAATCATTCTAGAAGATGACTGTTTACCAAGCAAAAGTTTTTTTCTATATTGCCAAACTTTATTAGACTACTATAAGAATGAGCCTCGCATTACTTCGATTAGTGGTTGCAACTTAGGTTTCTATGACCCTACCGAGAAATCAAGTTATAGATACTCTAAGTTTATGAATATGTGGGGATGGGCTACTTGGAGGAGGACATTTAACCTAGTTGACTTTGAAATGAAGTTTTGGAATGTTTTTAGAAATTCAGAAGAATTTGACCAAGCTTTAGACAAAGATAAAAGATGGATAGACTATTGGAAATATAGATTTGACAAGACGTTGAGTGGCAAAGTGGATACATGGGACTATCAGTGGATACTTTCAAATCTTTACTATAAAGGTTTAGTAGTTTCTCCTACGGTTAATCTGATTAAAAACCTTGGATATAGAAGTGATGCGACTCACACTATACATAAAAATGGATATCTAGAAAATTTACAAATTAATAATATTACACTCCCACTTGTACATCCACCTAAATTTGATATTAGTAAAAAATACGAGAATTACATTAAGTATGCCTGGTGTGGTATTTATTCATCACTTCCATTAAAATACAAAATTAGAAATAAGGTTAAAAGAGTTGTGGGTAGTGTTATCAAATAG